One Lachnospiraceae bacterium C1.1 genomic region harbors:
- the lnu(C) gene encoding lincosamide nucleotidyltransferase Lnu(C), with translation MVNITDVKQILQFAIDAEIKVFLDGGWGVDALLGYQSRAHNDIDIFVEKNDYQNFIEIMKANGFYEIKMEYTTLNHTVWEDLKNRIIDLHCFEYTDEGEILYDGDCFPVETFSGKGRIEEIEVSCIEPYSQVMFHLGYEFDENDAHDVKLLCETLHIEIPNEYR, from the coding sequence ATGGTCAATATAACAGATGTAAAACAGATTCTTCAATTTGCAATAGATGCGGAGATTAAAGTCTTTCTTGATGGTGGCTGGGGTGTAGATGCTCTTCTTGGATATCAGTCAAGAGCCCATAATGATATTGACATTTTTGTAGAAAAGAACGATTATCAGAACTTTATAGAAATAATGAAAGCTAATGGCTTTTATGAGATTAAGATGGAATATACAACATTGAACCATACTGTATGGGAAGATTTGAAAAACAGAATTATTGATTTGCATTGTTTTGAATATACGGACGAAGGTGAAATTCTTTATGATGGGGATTGTTTTCCGGTAGAAACTTTTTCGGGTAAAGGAAGAATTGAGGAAATAGAGGTTTCCTGTATTGAACCATATAGTCAAGTAATGTTCCATCTGGGATACGAGTTTGATGAAAATGATGCACATGATGTGAAGTTATTGTGTGAGACACTTCATATCGAAATTCCAAATGAGTATAGATAA
- a CDS encoding IS1595-like element ISSag10 family transposase encodes MPTIKDALDIIGKLTVAEQESLKTMLLSPAFVKSLNIEDFVAKERFANGRVCPLCGCIHVVRNGHRKDGTQRYVCKDCGKSFVIATNSIVSGTRKDLSVWEQYIDCMMNGLSIRKTAVACGIHRNTAFLWRHKILDALQNMADDVTLDGIIEADETFFAISYKGNHSKSKTFAMPRKAHKRGHSTHIRGLSQEKVCVPCAVNRNGLSISKITNTGRVSTRDLHHIYDGRIKTNSTLVTDKMNSYVRFTNANGIDLVQLKTGKAKKGIYNIQHINSYHSQLKRFMRGFNGVSTKYLNNYLVWNNLVNYAKESDMEKRNIFLTFVLATLKTAKCRDLSNRPAVPLVA; translated from the coding sequence ATGCCTACTATCAAAGACGCATTAGATATTATCGGTAAGTTGACTGTCGCAGAGCAGGAAAGCCTTAAAACAATGCTTTTAAGTCCTGCCTTTGTAAAGTCTTTGAATATTGAAGATTTCGTAGCAAAGGAACGCTTTGCAAATGGTCGTGTATGCCCTCTTTGTGGCTGTATCCATGTGGTTCGCAATGGTCATCGTAAAGATGGCACACAGCGATATGTATGTAAGGATTGTGGCAAGTCCTTCGTGATTGCTACGAACTCCATTGTGTCTGGTACAAGAAAAGACTTGTCCGTGTGGGAGCAGTACATTGATTGTATGATGAATGGCTTATCCATTCGTAAGACTGCTGTTGCTTGTGGGATTCACAGAAACACCGCATTCCTTTGGAGACACAAGATTTTGGATGCACTTCAGAATATGGCAGACGATGTTACCCTTGACGGTATTATTGAGGCTGACGAAACTTTTTTCGCCATCTCGTACAAGGGCAATCATAGCAAGAGTAAGACATTTGCTATGCCACGCAAGGCTCATAAGCGTGGTCATTCTACACATATCAGAGGCTTGTCCCAAGAAAAGGTATGTGTTCCTTGTGCGGTTAATAGGAATGGCTTGTCTATCTCCAAGATTACGAATACTGGTAGAGTTTCTACAAGAGATTTACATCATATTTATGATGGTAGGATTAAGACCAATTCCACTCTTGTTACGGACAAGATGAACTCCTATGTGAGATTTACAAATGCCAATGGCATTGACCTTGTGCAGTTAAAGACTGGCAAAGCCAAGAAAGGCATTTATAATATCCAACATATCAATAGCTACCATAGCCAGCTAAAGAGGTTTATGCGTGGCTTTAACGGTGTTTCTACCAAGTATCTGAACAACTATCTTGTGTGGAATAACCTTGTAAATTACGCCAAAGAAAGCGACATGGAGAAAAGGAACATCTTCTTAACTTTCGTTTTGGCAACATTGAAAACTGCTAAATGCAGAGATTTATCAAACAGACCAGCAGTTCCTCTGGTCGCCTAA
- a CDS encoding DUF1848 family protein — MIINTGQRTDIPAFYPDWLANRFKEGIICVRNPFNHESVSRYRLSPETVDVIGFCSKNPAPFFKWLCHNKWLVFDEK, encoded by the coding sequence GTGATAATTAATACGGGACAGAGAACCGATATTCCGGCCTTTTATCCGGACTGGCTGGCTAATAGATTTAAAGAAGGAATAATATGTGTACGCAATCCCTTTAATCATGAAAGTGTAAGCAGGTATAGGCTTAGCCCTGAAACGGTAGATGTTATTGGTTTTTGCTCAAAAAATCCGGCTCCGTTTTTTAAATGGCTCTGTCACAACAAATGGTTGGTTTTTGACGAGAAATAG
- a CDS encoding transposase codes for MVKAIKVMLVPNNVQNTKMFQYAGAARFAYNWALVRERDNYEKGGKFISDSELRKEFTRLRNSDEYVWLLKISNNVTKQAIKDACTAYKNFFKGLQEFPRFKSKKRSMPKFYQDNIKIKFSETHVKFEGFSSSKKANKQKLNWVRIAEHGRIPTDTKYMNPRISFDGLNWWISVCVELPDCKEKLSDDGIGIDLGIKDLAICSDTNKYKNINKSAKVRKLERRKRRLQRSVSRKYLMNNKDTINKNNERNIKNGFVKLSNKNKKKGKYCKTNNIVKNEKLLLKVNHRLTNIRKNYLNQTTSEIVNRKPRFICIEDLNVSGMMKNRHLSKAVQNQGFFEFRKQLEYKCNDKGIQLIVADRFYPSSKLCSCCGNIKKDLKLSDRIYKCRCGNAIDRDFQAALNLKAYGEQFAS; via the coding sequence ATGGTAAAAGCCATAAAAGTAATGCTCGTACCAAACAACGTGCAAAACACTAAGATGTTTCAGTATGCTGGTGCTGCAAGGTTTGCTTATAATTGGGCTTTAGTCAGGGAAAGAGACAACTACGAAAAAGGTGGCAAGTTTATATCAGATTCGGAGCTTAGGAAAGAATTTACAAGACTCAGAAATTCTGATGAATATGTATGGTTGCTTAAAATATCAAACAATGTAACCAAACAGGCTATTAAAGATGCCTGTACTGCGTACAAGAACTTTTTCAAAGGCTTACAGGAATTTCCAAGGTTTAAGTCCAAAAAGAGATCCATGCCTAAATTCTATCAGGACAACATTAAGATTAAGTTCAGCGAAACCCATGTCAAGTTTGAAGGCTTTTCTTCAAGTAAAAAAGCCAACAAGCAAAAACTTAATTGGGTGAGGATTGCAGAGCATGGGCGTATTCCAACAGATACAAAGTATATGAACCCAAGAATATCCTTTGATGGGTTGAACTGGTGGATCAGTGTATGTGTGGAATTGCCAGATTGCAAGGAAAAGTTATCTGATGATGGAATCGGTATAGACTTAGGAATTAAAGATTTAGCGATATGTTCTGATACTAACAAGTATAAGAACATCAACAAATCTGCTAAAGTCAGAAAATTGGAGAGACGCAAACGCAGATTACAGAGGAGCGTGTCTCGTAAGTATCTTATGAATAACAAAGATACTATAAATAAAAACAATGAGAGAAATATAAAAAATGGATTTGTGAAACTTAGTAACAAGAATAAAAAGAAAGGAAAATACTGCAAAACGAATAATATAGTTAAAAATGAAAAACTTTTACTCAAAGTAAATCACAGATTAACAAATATCCGTAAGAACTATCTGAATCAGACCACATCTGAGATAGTAAATCGAAAACCAAGATTTATCTGTATCGAGGATCTGAATGTTAGTGGAATGATGAAGAACAGACACTTATCCAAAGCAGTTCAAAATCAGGGGTTTTTTGAATTTAGAAAGCAGCTTGAATATAAATGTAATGATAAGGGCATTCAACTTATTGTAGCTGATAGATTTTATCCATCCTCAAAACTTTGTAGCTGTTGTGGAAACATCAAAAAAGACCTGAAATTATCTGACAGGATTTATAAATGCAGATGTGGGAATGCTATTGACAGGGATTTTCAGGCTGCATTGAATCTAAAAGCTTATGGAGAACAATTTGCATCTTAA
- a CDS encoding IS607 family transposase — MLCFISYWYRIILKGVDTLSKYYSIHEFSKILGVSAQTLRNWDANGKLHPHHTTTSGYRYYSDEQLNQVMNVKSKNRITIGYCRVSSNKQKDDLERQIDNVKTYLIAKGQPFEIISDIGSGINYKKKGLQELIKRISQNQVEKVVVLDKDRLLRFGFELVEYMASLYNCDIEIIDNTEKSEQQELVEDLVQIITVFSCKLQGKRADKAKKLVEELIQEEETNGKSHKSNARTKQRAKH; from the coding sequence ATGTTGTGTTTTATAAGTTATTGGTATAGGATAATATTGAAAGGAGTTGATACTTTGAGTAAATATTATTCTATACATGAATTTTCGAAAATATTAGGCGTATCTGCACAGACATTACGCAATTGGGATGCCAATGGAAAACTTCATCCACATCATACTACAACAAGTGGATACAGATATTATTCCGATGAACAACTTAACCAAGTAATGAATGTAAAATCCAAAAATCGCATTACAATAGGATATTGTCGTGTTTCAAGTAATAAGCAGAAAGATGATTTGGAACGGCAGATTGATAATGTAAAAACATATCTCATAGCAAAAGGGCAACCATTTGAGATAATAAGTGATATTGGTTCCGGTATTAATTACAAGAAAAAAGGACTTCAGGAGCTGATTAAACGGATTTCTCAGAATCAGGTTGAAAAGGTTGTCGTTTTGGATAAAGACAGGCTTTTACGATTTGGTTTTGAGTTAGTGGAATATATGGCTTCGCTTTATAACTGTGACATTGAGATAATTGATAATACTGAAAAATCCGAACAGCAGGAGCTTGTTGAGGATTTAGTACAAATAATCACGGTGTTCAGTTGCAAATTACAGGGTAAACGGGCTGATAAAGCTAAGAAACTTGTTGAAGAACTGATACAGGAGGAAGAAACAAATGGTAAAAGCCATAAAAGTAATGCTCGTACCAAACAACGTGCAAAACACTAA
- a CDS encoding helix-turn-helix domain-containing protein — protein sequence MSEKNEDYMSYDEYLVQLKKGIVTRGGNCPVTPLLEMLAGRWKSQIIYELCINDSIRFGQLKKNLPGVTNTMLTKSLRELEEDGLINRIQFNEVPPHVEYSLSDMGMDMYPIFYAIMNWGFKHEKEIYDSKEDK from the coding sequence ATGTCAGAGAAGAACGAAGACTATATGTCATATGATGAATATCTGGTTCAGCTTAAAAAGGGAATTGTAACAAGAGGTGGAAATTGTCCGGTAACTCCTCTGCTGGAGATGCTTGCGGGAAGATGGAAATCGCAGATCATATATGAACTTTGCATAAATGACAGCATTCGCTTCGGGCAGCTGAAGAAAAATCTTCCCGGTGTTACTAATACAATGCTGACAAAAAGCCTTAGAGAACTTGAGGAAGATGGACTTATTAACAGAATACAGTTCAATGAGGTGCCTCCACATGTCGAGTATTCGTTATCAGATATGGGAATGGATATGTATCCTATTTTTTATGCGATCATGAATTGGGGCTTTAAGCATGAGAAGGAAATTTATGATTCAAAAGAGGATAAATAA
- a CDS encoding ISLre2 family transposase, translated as MENIIRYFMYDCIKNLFNTKLNLYKDTTDLAYFVLNVQEEVQELGRRFIQDTLQEMNQLIKDMPERKNNWYVEHKGDSKKILTSLGEVIVNKTLYTSKFETDENGKYLECYLLDKVLGLSPNQAMTEDVTAKIYKEAALTSYQKAGEEATAREGVTKAAVKNILHSTRFPKNFQIPEQKRIVEYLYIDADEDHYHLQFQSSRGDLKYNSVGRKLNGAINKIIYVFEGIEPVSPKSKRNHLINTHYFCRGSEEDNKQLWKEVFDYIENKYDTSAIKKIYVNSDGGTWIKSGYRGLADVTFVLDEFHISKYVSKLIQHTKDSEDDARSEVMAAIRDGKKSDFFEVVEKLKNCTTSEAVVQRIDSAASYISSNWTAAKYRLKKSEGVVACSAEGHVCHVLSKRMSTLPMGWCRLGGSKMARLREYYYNGGDMLELARFQRKEIPMAAGAEEVVLSARAMLNSERTDRSKSLIEYGKYAESIRSSISVQSSKRLSFQLNGKLKF; from the coding sequence ATGGAAAACATTATACGCTATTTTATGTATGACTGCATCAAAAATCTTTTCAACACCAAACTCAATCTTTACAAAGATACAACTGACCTGGCATACTTTGTATTAAACGTGCAGGAAGAAGTCCAGGAGCTTGGAAGACGGTTCATACAGGATACTCTGCAGGAAATGAACCAGCTGATTAAGGATATGCCTGAGCGCAAAAACAACTGGTATGTTGAGCATAAAGGAGATTCCAAAAAGATCCTTACGTCATTAGGAGAGGTCATTGTAAACAAGACCCTTTATACATCAAAATTTGAAACAGATGAAAACGGGAAATATCTGGAATGCTATCTTTTGGATAAGGTTCTCGGGCTGAGTCCAAATCAAGCCATGACAGAAGATGTCACAGCAAAAATATACAAAGAAGCAGCGCTCACCTCGTATCAAAAAGCAGGTGAGGAAGCAACTGCCAGAGAAGGTGTTACAAAAGCTGCAGTAAAAAATATACTGCACAGTACACGCTTTCCGAAAAACTTCCAGATACCGGAGCAAAAGCGTATAGTAGAATACCTCTATATTGATGCAGACGAAGACCATTATCATCTTCAGTTCCAGTCCAGTCGGGGAGACCTGAAATATAATTCTGTTGGAAGAAAACTGAACGGTGCAATCAATAAGATCATATATGTATTTGAGGGTATAGAGCCTGTTAGTCCTAAAAGCAAACGGAATCATTTAATAAATACCCACTATTTCTGTCGTGGCAGTGAAGAGGATAATAAGCAGCTCTGGAAAGAGGTATTTGATTACATAGAAAACAAGTATGATACAAGTGCAATAAAGAAAATATATGTCAACTCTGATGGAGGAACATGGATCAAGTCAGGTTACAGAGGGCTTGCGGATGTTACATTTGTTCTTGATGAATTCCATATATCAAAGTACGTTAGCAAACTTATTCAGCATACAAAAGATTCTGAAGATGATGCAAGATCAGAAGTAATGGCAGCCATACGGGATGGAAAAAAATCTGATTTCTTTGAGGTAGTAGAAAAGCTTAAAAACTGTACCACTTCGGAAGCAGTAGTTCAGAGGATTGATTCTGCAGCGTCATATATTTCTTCAAACTGGACTGCGGCAAAGTACCGGTTAAAAAAATCAGAAGGAGTTGTAGCCTGCAGTGCAGAGGGACATGTCTGCCATGTACTGTCCAAGAGGATGAGTACGTTGCCGATGGGATGGTGCAGGTTAGGCGGATCCAAGATGGCTCGCTTGCGTGAGTATTATTATAATGGTGGAGATATGCTGGAACTGGCAAGGTTTCAGAGGAAAGAAATCCCCATGGCTGCAGGAGCCGAAGAAGTAGTTCTTAGTGCACGGGCAATGCTAAATTCAGAGCGAACTGACAGGAGTAAATCACTGATCGAATATGGCAAATATGCTGAAAGTATCCGCTCAAGTATATCAGTACAAAGCAGTAAAAGACTAAGTTTCCAACTTAATGGCAAATTGAAATTTTGA